From the genome of Anabrus simplex isolate iqAnaSimp1 chromosome X, ASM4041472v1, whole genome shotgun sequence, one region includes:
- the LOC137503225 gene encoding zinc finger protein ZFP2-like: MRTHTGEKPYSCNVCGNSFTSKGSLSVHMRIHAGEKPYSCNVCSKSFNQRGNVTEHMRTHTGEKPYKCNVCGNSFTSKGSLSVHMRIHAGEKPYSCYVCNKSFNQRGNVTEHMRTHTGEKPYSCNVCGNSFTSKGSLSVHMRTHTGEKPNSCNVCRKSFIQRGKLTEHMRTHTGEKPY; encoded by the coding sequence atgcggacacatacaggcgagaagccttacagctgcaatgtctgtggcaactcATTCACATCCAAAGGCAGTCTGTCCGTTCACATGCGGATCcatgcaggcgagaagccatacagttgcaatgtctgtagcaaatcattcaatCAGAGAGGTAATGTAactgaacatatgcggacccatacaggcgagaagccttacaaatgcaatgtctgtggcaactcATTCACATCCAAAGGCAGTCTGTCCGTTCACATGCGGATCcatgcaggcgagaagccatacagttgctaTGTCTGTAACAAATCATTCAATCAGAGAGGTAATGTAactgaacatatgcggacccatacaggcgagaagccttacagctgcaatgtctgtggcaactcATTCACATCCAAAGGCAGTCTGTCCGTTcacatgcggacccatacaggcgagaagccaaacagctgcaatgtctgtagaaaatcattcatacagagaggtaaactaaccgaacatatgcggacccatacaggcgagaagccttac
- the LOC137503224 gene encoding zinc finger protein 32-like: protein MRKGILTCHMRTHTGEKPNSCNVCRKSFIQRGKLTEHMRTHTGEKPNSCNVCGNSFTSKGSLSVHMRIHAGEKPYRCNVCSKSFNQRGNVTEHMRTHTGEKPYSCNVCGNSFTSKGSLSVHMRTHTGEKPNSCNVCRKSFIQRGKLTEHMRTHTGEKPYRCNVCGKS, encoded by the coding sequence atgcgGAAAGGCATCCTAACctgtcatatgcggacccatacaggcgagaagccaaacagctgcaatgtctgtagaaaatcattcatacagagaggtaaactaaccgaacatatgcggacccatacaggcgagaagccaaacagctgcaatgtctgtggcaactcATTCACATCCAAAGGCAGTCTGTCCGTTCACATGCGGATCcatgcaggcgagaagccatacaggtgcaatgtctgtagcaaatcattcaatCAGAGAGGTAATGTAactgaacatatgcggacccatacaggcgagaagccttacagctgcaatgtctgtggcaactcATTCACATCCAAAGGCAGTCTGTCCGTTcacatgcggacccatacaggcgagaagccaaacagctgcaatgtctgtagaaaatcattcatacagagaggtaaactaaccgaacatatgcggacccatacaggcgagaagccttacaggtgcaatgtctgtggcaaatca